The sequence below is a genomic window from Leisingera sp. M658.
GGCCGAAGGAGTGGGCGCGCATGCGCGATACCAGCATTACGCAACGCCAGCAGGACGGCGATGTTGTTCTAGGGGAAGACTGGGTCACCCCCGAGCAATCGGTCACGCGGGAGATGCAGGTCAAGCGCGCGCGCCGGGGGCTTTTGTCGCTCAAAGGCTCGCCGCTGACCCGGAAGATCATCACTTTCAACCTGATTGCATTGATCATTCTGGTCACCGGGATCCTGTACCTGAATTCCTCGCGTCAAAGCCTGGTGCAGCAGCGGGCGGGTACTCTGGTCTCCGAAGCCATGCTGGCGGCGGATGTTTTTGAGGCCGAAATGCCGGCCGCAGGCGCGGTCAGCTTCGCTGCAGGTGACGGCATCCAGGTCGAGGACACCCTGGCGCGGCTCAGCCTGCGCGGCGGCGTCGAAGCCTTTGTGTTCGACACCACCGGCAATCTGATTTCCAGTATCAAGGGCGTTGACCGCAGCGATGCCCTGAACGTGTTGAATGACAGCGGCCGAAGCCGCACGCTGATCAGCGATGCGCTGTCGGCCATCTGGGGCATGGCTGATGGCGGCGAGGCGGCGGCTGCTGGTTCCGCCGCGCTGGGTCCGTCCTTAGAGGAACGGCTGGGCGGTTTGGTCGACCGGGCGATGAACGGCGGCACCGGCATTGAAACTGTGGTGGACACCACTGGCAGCCGGGTGATCTCTGCGGCGACGCCGATCATGCATAACGGCAGGGCAGTCGGCGTTATCGCGCTGACGTCCCCCACCGGCGAGGTGGACGCTTTGGTGCGCGGCGAGCAGGAACGCGTGCTGCAGATGTTTGTCGTCGCCCTGCTGGTCTCGGTCGGGTTAAGCTTGGTGCTGGCCTCGACCATCGCCAACCCGCTTGCCGATCTCGCTGAAGCTGCCGAACTTGGCCGCGAGCGCGGCAGCCGCAAGTCTAACCCGGGACGGATCCGGATTCCGGATCTGTCTGCCCGGCCGGATGAAATCGGCCGTCTCAGCCGGGCTCTGCGCGGGATGGTCAAGGCGCTGTACTCCCGGATCGACAGCAACGAACAGTTTGCAGCCGACGTGGCGCATGAGATCAAAAACCCCCTGGCCAGCCTGCAGTCGGCGGTCGGCACGTTGCGCATGGTTCACCGTGATGACCAGCGCGAGAAGCTGATGGATGTGATTGAACACGATGTTCGCCGCCTGGACCGGCTGGTCAGCGACATTTCCAACGCGTCGCGTCTGGATGCCGAGCTGGTCAAGGAGGAAGAAGAAGATTTCGATCTGCTGGCCATGCTGGGCAACCTCAATCAGTATTTGGGGGAAGACGCCCGCACCAAGGGGATCGACTACATCACCGACCTGCCGGCCCAGCCCATTCAATTGCAGGGCCTTGAGGCACGGTTGGCGCAGGTCTTTGTCAATCTGATCACCAATGCGATCTCGTTCTGCGAAGAGGGTGACGCCATCCGGGTCTGGGCCCGGCGCCGTGCCAACCGGGTGCTGATTGTGGTTGAGGATACCGGTCCGGGCATCCCGGATCAGGCGCTGTCGAAGATTTTCAAACGCTTTTACTCGCAGCGCCCGGTAGAGCATTTCGGCAACAACTCAGGGCTTGGTCTGGCGATCTCGAAGCAGATTGTCGAGGCGCATGGCGGCGTGATCTGGGCCGAAAACATCCGTCCGACAGAAGCCGATGTCACCTCCGAACCCTTGGGCGCGCGGTTTGTAGTTGGTCTTCCGGTGTAGCCATGTCTGATACAGAAAGCCTTATCCTGCATGCCTCCTGCGTCGCGCTGGAGGGGCGGGGGCTTTTGATCACCGGCACCTCCGGGCAGGGAAAATCCGCACTGGCATTGCAGTTGATGGCTTTTGGCGCGCAGCTGGTGGCGGACGACCGGGTGTTGCTGCAACTCTTGGACGGGCAGGTTGTGGCCAGCGCGCCAGAGCCGATCCGCGGACTGATCGAGGCGCGGTTTATGGGGCTGCTGCACGCGCAGATCCGCAGCCCTGTGCCGGTTGCGGCGCTGGTGGATCTGGATGAGGTTGAAACCGAACGCCTGCCGATGCGGCACAGCACGCAGTTGCTGGGGCAGGAGGTAATTCGGGTAAAGCGCGTTGACGGCGCGCATTTTGCTCCGGCGCTGATGCAGTATCTCAGATGCGGAGCTTTGGATCCCGATGCCTGAAGCAGAGCAAAAGGCGGTCCCGGCGGTTCTGGTCACCGGCCCCTCCGGGGCGGGCAGGACCACGGCGATCAACGTGCTTGAAGATCTTGGCTTTGAGGCGATCGACAACCTGCCGCTGCGGCTGCTGCCGGGGCTGATTGATGCAGCTGCGGCTCCGCGGCCGATGGCATTGGGGCTGGACAGCCGCAACCGGGATTTCTCGCCACGAGCGCTGCTGGATGTGATCGACATGCTGTCCGGCCGCCGCGAGGTAGAGCTGACGGTGCTCTACCTTGATTCGAAAGCTGACGTGTTGCTGCGGCGCTATTCCGAGACCCGCCGCCGCCATCCGCT
It includes:
- a CDS encoding sensor histidine kinase, whose amino-acid sequence is MRDTSITQRQQDGDVVLGEDWVTPEQSVTREMQVKRARRGLLSLKGSPLTRKIITFNLIALIILVTGILYLNSSRQSLVQQRAGTLVSEAMLAADVFEAEMPAAGAVSFAAGDGIQVEDTLARLSLRGGVEAFVFDTTGNLISSIKGVDRSDALNVLNDSGRSRTLISDALSAIWGMADGGEAAAAGSAALGPSLEERLGGLVDRAMNGGTGIETVVDTTGSRVISAATPIMHNGRAVGVIALTSPTGEVDALVRGEQERVLQMFVVALLVSVGLSLVLASTIANPLADLAEAAELGRERGSRKSNPGRIRIPDLSARPDEIGRLSRALRGMVKALYSRIDSNEQFAADVAHEIKNPLASLQSAVGTLRMVHRDDQREKLMDVIEHDVRRLDRLVSDISNASRLDAELVKEEEEDFDLLAMLGNLNQYLGEDARTKGIDYITDLPAQPIQLQGLEARLAQVFVNLITNAISFCEEGDAIRVWARRRANRVLIVVEDTGPGIPDQALSKIFKRFYSQRPVEHFGNNSGLGLAISKQIVEAHGGVIWAENIRPTEADVTSEPLGARFVVGLPV
- a CDS encoding HPr kinase/phosphorylase translates to MSDTESLILHASCVALEGRGLLITGTSGQGKSALALQLMAFGAQLVADDRVLLQLLDGQVVASAPEPIRGLIEARFMGLLHAQIRSPVPVAALVDLDEVETERLPMRHSTQLLGQEVIRVKRVDGAHFAPALMQYLRCGALDPDA